A portion of the Pseudarthrobacter defluvii genome contains these proteins:
- a CDS encoding acyltransferase family protein, producing the protein MPQAAGTKAPSADPAPSKPRKPSFRPEVQGLRALAVLMVVAYHVWLGRVSGGVDIFLLISAFLLTLSFIRKAESGKPFRLLAHWLHLFKRLLPAVVVVILGVLAGTWLILPQGRWPEVLDQAWASLLYRQNWLLADAAVDYYAQDHAGASPLQHFWSLSIQGQVFILWPLIFAAAAFALAGLRQVPRLRRLTYRGLLAAVFGTVFVLSLAYSMEQTATNQAYAYFDTRARLWEFALGSLLALVLPYLKPGRIFRVVLGWAGLAGMVSCGLVLTVDRSFPGYVALWPTVSAAAIIVAGQTGSRFGVDRLLSSRPAVALGDNSYALYLWHWPVLVLALAATGVEAPNLKQGLGIVAASTVLAILTTHFVEKPLRDWHWPKLRAWRTAVVIVACGALLAGPVAVWQTSLSKEEIATAAQPRELTPGALALTPENENTPAPRARTIPGPTALDNDWAGIDSACTGANATSDPILEGCRQELPEEPSSKRIVVLGDSHAQQYLAALAPLAAARGWELVTLLMPACRFGAESEARSAECNAYNRASSTYVLEHMPDAVFTVASLTHEEAPFETEVPGYLEGVRPFADAGIEVVGIRDNPRFTFNMPQCSQRHGATAPACNPALAESLVEPSPLENYRGKLPGLHLMDMSDFICARGVCPAVVGNVYVYKDDNHLTRTYVETMIPMFEQRLLAATGWS; encoded by the coding sequence ATGCCGCAGGCAGCAGGCACCAAAGCCCCCTCAGCAGACCCGGCGCCTTCGAAGCCCAGAAAGCCCTCCTTCCGCCCTGAAGTCCAGGGCCTGCGCGCCCTGGCTGTCCTGATGGTGGTGGCCTATCACGTCTGGCTGGGCCGCGTGTCCGGCGGTGTGGACATTTTCCTCCTGATTTCAGCTTTCCTGCTCACCCTCTCCTTCATCCGCAAGGCGGAGTCAGGCAAGCCCTTCCGACTCCTGGCGCACTGGCTGCACCTGTTCAAGCGCCTGCTGCCCGCCGTCGTCGTGGTGATCCTCGGAGTCCTGGCCGGCACCTGGCTGATCCTGCCCCAGGGGCGCTGGCCGGAGGTGCTCGACCAGGCGTGGGCGTCCCTGCTCTACCGCCAGAACTGGCTGCTGGCAGACGCCGCCGTTGATTACTACGCGCAGGACCACGCGGGCGCCAGCCCGTTGCAGCACTTCTGGTCGCTGTCCATCCAGGGCCAGGTCTTCATCCTGTGGCCGCTGATCTTCGCCGCCGCGGCCTTTGCGCTGGCCGGGCTGCGCCAGGTACCCCGCCTGCGCCGGCTGACCTACCGCGGGCTGCTTGCCGCCGTGTTCGGGACCGTGTTCGTGCTGTCCCTGGCCTATTCCATGGAGCAGACCGCCACCAACCAGGCCTACGCCTACTTCGATACCCGGGCCCGGCTATGGGAGTTTGCGCTTGGGTCGTTGCTGGCCCTGGTGCTGCCGTACCTGAAACCCGGCCGCATCTTCCGGGTGGTGCTGGGCTGGGCCGGACTGGCAGGCATGGTTTCCTGCGGGCTGGTCCTGACCGTTGACCGTTCCTTCCCCGGGTACGTGGCGCTGTGGCCAACGGTGTCGGCGGCCGCGATCATTGTTGCGGGGCAGACCGGCAGCAGGTTCGGGGTGGACCGCCTCCTCAGCAGCCGGCCCGCCGTCGCGCTGGGCGATAACTCCTACGCCCTGTACCTCTGGCACTGGCCCGTCCTGGTGCTGGCCCTTGCGGCCACCGGAGTAGAAGCGCCCAACCTCAAACAGGGCCTTGGCATTGTCGCGGCCTCCACCGTGCTCGCCATCCTGACCACCCACTTTGTCGAAAAGCCCCTGCGCGACTGGCACTGGCCCAAGCTCCGCGCCTGGCGCACCGCCGTCGTTATTGTTGCGTGTGGTGCCCTGCTGGCAGGGCCCGTTGCCGTCTGGCAGACATCGCTCAGCAAGGAGGAAATCGCGACGGCTGCACAACCGAGGGAGCTGACGCCAGGGGCGCTGGCACTCACCCCGGAGAACGAAAACACTCCCGCCCCCAGGGCCCGGACCATCCCCGGGCCCACCGCGCTGGACAACGACTGGGCCGGCATCGACTCAGCCTGCACGGGCGCCAACGCCACCAGCGATCCAATTCTCGAAGGCTGCCGGCAGGAGCTCCCGGAGGAACCTTCCTCCAAGCGCATCGTGGTGCTGGGCGATTCCCATGCCCAGCAGTACCTTGCCGCCCTGGCACCCCTGGCGGCGGCCCGCGGCTGGGAGCTGGTGACACTGCTGATGCCGGCCTGCCGGTTTGGTGCCGAATCGGAGGCGCGGAGTGCGGAGTGCAACGCCTACAACCGCGCCAGTTCCACCTACGTCCTGGAGCACATGCCGGATGCTGTGTTCACGGTGGCGTCGCTGACCCATGAGGAAGCTCCGTTCGAAACCGAAGTGCCGGGATACCTCGAAGGCGTGCGGCCATTCGCCGACGCGGGAATCGAGGTTGTGGGAATCCGGGACAACCCGCGGTTCACGTTCAACATGCCGCAGTGCTCCCAGCGGCACGGTGCCACTGCGCCGGCTTGCAATCCGGCGCTGGCTGAGTCCCTGGTGGAACCGTCGCCCCTGGAGAATTACCGCGGCAAGCTGCCGGGGCTGCACCTGATGGACATGAGCGACTTCATCTGTGCCCGCGGCGTCTGCCCGGCGGTGGTGGGAAACGTCTACGTCTACAAGGACGACAACCACCTGACCCGGACGTATGTGGAGACCATGATCCCCATGTTCGAACAGCGGCTGCTGGCGGCCACGGGCTGGAGCTGA
- a CDS encoding acyltransferase family protein, with the protein MSITETPKAPEPRSHAVPRQRKPSFRPEIQGLRSLAVLMVVTYHVWFGRVSGGVDVFLFISAFLMTLQFLGRHDRNQPFALAKHWLHLFRRLLPAAVTVIVATLAVSALVLPPTRWLDLIAQGWASLSYSENRLLQRDAVDYYANDHSVASPFQHFWSLSIQGQVFILWPLIFALAGWTARRYRLSYRPLLAYIFFAIFLGSLGYSIIFTATNQVQAYFDTGARLWEFALGTLVALILPGLRFRRRTRVIMGWVGVLAMLACGIVLDVQGAFPGIAALWPTVAAALVIVAGQTESAAGIDRVLSAKPLVKLGDISYALYLWHWPLLVLALAWSGKDHAGWLSGLVIILVALALAYLTTRYIEKPWREWKWPEVRKRRAVLAIMLAVAVAAVPLSGWNFQLEMERRAVEAQKIANNPGSRVLDTAYAAGTPAADAALLPLAADLTKNWVSLDGPCTEEIAPESRLLKGSCFEQRPAGEPSKRVLVLGDSHAQQWSGAVKPLAAQKNWLLYSILKGACKATPRDLGGSADCDAFNADVQKEITRLKPDAIIVVGTAAAPSSPAEALTPGFEEMVSGWLGQGIQVVALRDNPRFSFNMAECVVREGAEAQACRPPVSNNFPASSPFDTLDMSRLPGLSLVDLTDRICTPTECPAVVGNVYVYLDDNHLSAEYAASMADEFAKRLLAVAGWAG; encoded by the coding sequence GTGTCGATAACGGAAACCCCGAAGGCACCCGAACCCAGGTCCCATGCTGTCCCCAGACAGCGGAAACCGTCTTTCCGGCCGGAGATCCAGGGCCTGCGGTCACTGGCTGTCCTCATGGTGGTGACCTACCACGTCTGGTTCGGGCGCGTGTCCGGCGGGGTTGATGTCTTCCTCTTCATTTCCGCCTTCCTGATGACCCTCCAGTTCCTTGGACGCCATGACCGGAACCAGCCCTTCGCCCTGGCGAAACACTGGCTCCACCTGTTCCGCCGGCTCCTCCCGGCAGCCGTCACGGTCATCGTGGCAACCCTGGCCGTGTCTGCCCTGGTGCTTCCACCGACGCGGTGGCTGGACCTCATCGCGCAAGGCTGGGCCTCCCTGTCCTATTCCGAGAACCGGCTGTTGCAGCGGGACGCGGTGGACTACTACGCCAACGACCACAGCGTGGCCAGCCCCTTCCAGCACTTTTGGTCGCTGTCCATCCAGGGGCAGGTCTTCATCCTGTGGCCCCTGATCTTCGCGCTGGCCGGCTGGACGGCGCGCCGCTACCGGTTGTCCTACCGTCCCCTGCTCGCCTACATTTTCTTCGCCATCTTCCTCGGTTCGCTGGGCTACTCCATCATCTTCACCGCCACCAACCAGGTGCAGGCCTACTTCGACACGGGCGCCCGGCTGTGGGAATTCGCCTTGGGCACGCTCGTGGCCCTGATCCTCCCCGGCCTGCGTTTCCGGCGCCGGACCCGCGTCATCATGGGCTGGGTGGGCGTCCTGGCCATGCTGGCGTGCGGCATTGTCCTTGATGTGCAGGGGGCTTTCCCCGGTATTGCCGCGCTGTGGCCCACCGTCGCCGCGGCCTTGGTCATCGTGGCAGGCCAAACGGAAAGCGCCGCAGGGATAGACCGCGTCCTCTCCGCCAAGCCACTCGTCAAGCTCGGTGACATCTCCTATGCCCTTTACCTGTGGCACTGGCCGCTCCTGGTACTCGCTCTCGCCTGGAGCGGGAAGGACCACGCGGGCTGGCTGTCCGGTTTAGTCATTATCCTGGTGGCCCTGGCGCTCGCCTACCTGACGACGCGCTACATCGAAAAGCCCTGGCGGGAATGGAAATGGCCGGAAGTCCGGAAGCGCAGGGCGGTCCTGGCCATCATGCTGGCTGTCGCTGTGGCAGCGGTGCCCCTGTCCGGCTGGAACTTCCAGCTCGAGATGGAACGCCGCGCGGTGGAGGCGCAGAAGATCGCCAACAACCCCGGCTCCCGCGTCCTTGACACCGCTTACGCGGCCGGAACACCGGCCGCGGATGCGGCCCTCCTGCCGCTGGCGGCGGATCTCACCAAGAACTGGGTATCCCTGGATGGACCGTGTACGGAGGAGATCGCCCCGGAGAGCCGCCTGCTGAAGGGATCGTGCTTCGAACAGCGCCCCGCAGGTGAGCCATCCAAGCGCGTCCTGGTGCTGGGGGACAGCCATGCGCAGCAGTGGTCCGGCGCCGTCAAACCGTTGGCAGCCCAAAAGAACTGGCTTTTGTACTCCATCCTGAAGGGCGCCTGCAAGGCCACGCCGCGGGACCTGGGAGGAAGCGCGGACTGCGACGCTTTCAATGCGGACGTCCAGAAGGAAATCACCAGGCTGAAGCCCGACGCCATCATCGTGGTGGGAACTGCGGCGGCGCCCTCGAGTCCTGCCGAGGCCCTGACGCCCGGTTTCGAGGAAATGGTCTCCGGGTGGCTGGGCCAGGGGATCCAGGTTGTTGCCCTCCGGGACAACCCCCGTTTTTCCTTCAACATGGCCGAATGCGTGGTGCGGGAAGGCGCCGAGGCCCAGGCCTGCCGCCCGCCGGTCAGCAACAATTTTCCGGCCAGCAGCCCCTTCGACACCTTGGACATGTCCCGTCTGCCCGGCTTGTCCCTGGTGGACCTGACAGACCGGATCTGCACCCCGACGGAGTGCCCTGCCGTGGTGGGTAATGTGTATGTGTACCTGGACGACAACCACCTAAGCGCCGAATATGCGGCCAGCATGGCGGACGAGTTCGCCAAGCGGCTGCTGGCAGTTGCGGGCTGGGCGGGCTGA
- a CDS encoding DUF389 domain-containing protein, translating to MVVQLRICVPGELSAVTVQTCRDQRGVAEVTVAKGVAVVPPGDVIEVLIARESVEELLEKLEILKIRDAGSIAMTTPEFVLSRKADRAERAAPGDGADAVIWDDVTRQTGEDSRLTWNFIAFLVLATQLAGIGIVTDSPIAIVGAMAVGPEFGPLAALAVSLATRQWKLGRRAAVALGVGFPAAMVLAAVTAWLSVPLGLFPRDALDKGSAVEFIYHPGPYSLIVAVLAGIAGMLSIIGRRSAALIGVFISVTTVPAAGYVAVALVLGEYQKAAGSALQLLLNLVGIVVAALAVLLFYRVVARRLPDGVARRLQRQRSGARN from the coding sequence ATGGTTGTCCAGCTGCGGATCTGTGTGCCCGGGGAGCTGTCCGCGGTGACGGTACAGACCTGCCGCGACCAGCGGGGCGTGGCGGAAGTCACGGTGGCCAAGGGGGTGGCTGTGGTGCCTCCCGGCGACGTGATCGAGGTTCTCATCGCCCGGGAGTCGGTGGAGGAACTGCTCGAAAAGCTGGAAATCCTGAAGATCCGGGACGCGGGCTCCATTGCCATGACCACGCCGGAATTCGTCCTTTCCAGGAAGGCAGACCGGGCGGAACGAGCCGCCCCGGGCGACGGGGCCGACGCGGTCATCTGGGACGACGTGACACGGCAAACCGGCGAGGATTCCCGCCTGACATGGAACTTCATCGCTTTCCTGGTCCTGGCCACCCAGCTCGCAGGAATTGGCATTGTGACCGATTCCCCGATTGCCATCGTGGGCGCCATGGCTGTTGGCCCCGAGTTCGGACCGCTGGCCGCCCTGGCAGTCTCGCTTGCCACACGCCAGTGGAAGCTTGGACGGCGCGCAGCCGTTGCGTTGGGAGTCGGATTCCCCGCTGCCATGGTGCTCGCAGCCGTCACTGCCTGGCTTTCGGTGCCGCTGGGGCTCTTCCCGCGTGATGCCCTGGACAAAGGCTCGGCCGTCGAGTTCATCTACCATCCCGGGCCCTATTCGCTGATTGTCGCGGTGCTGGCCGGGATCGCGGGGATGTTATCGATCATTGGCCGGCGTTCCGCCGCGCTGATCGGCGTTTTCATCTCGGTGACCACCGTGCCGGCGGCCGGGTATGTAGCGGTGGCCTTGGTGTTGGGCGAATACCAAAAGGCAGCAGGCTCCGCCCTGCAACTGCTGCTCAACCTCGTGGGCATCGTGGTGGCTGCCTTGGCAGTTTTGCTGTTTTACCGGGTGGTCGCCAGGCGCCTGCCGGACGGCGTGGCGCGCAGGCTGCAGCGCCAGCGAAGCGGGGCCCGCAACTAG
- a CDS encoding ATP-dependent DNA ligase: protein MLLLELVETSASVASTRSRLAKVDALAGLLRRLEPAEIPTAVGLLTAKPRQGRVGVGWSAVAAAKEEPAVEPSLTVADFDAALDRLLAAAGTGSGAERAATLRKLMAAATGPEQAFITGVLLGELRTGALEGVLTDAVARAAGKPVEAVRRAAMLSGDLGETALLAITGTQAELDAVGLVVGRPVLPMLASTASSPGAALETTGEASVEYKLDGARIQVHRADDDVSIYTRNLADVTHRLPEVVEVVRGLPLQHVILDGETLALDEEGGPRPFQETMARFGADAVRETVLHPWFFDVLHIDGRDLLDEPLAHRIEVLERIAPAHRIPGEVTADPAVAERVSQDALAAGHEGVVVKAIGSTYAAGRRGSNWVKVKPVLTYDLVVLACEWGSGRRTGMLSNLHLGALDPAGEFGTPGGYVMVGKTFKGLTDELLRWQTGRFQELEVRRTAGTVWVEPVTVVEIAIDGVQQSPRYPGGIALRFARVKRYRDDKAPAEADTIQTLRGLLRR, encoded by the coding sequence ATGTTGCTCCTTGAGCTTGTGGAAACCAGCGCGTCCGTTGCGTCGACCCGCTCCCGGCTGGCGAAAGTTGACGCCTTGGCCGGCCTGCTGCGCCGCCTGGAGCCGGCCGAGATCCCGACGGCGGTGGGCCTGCTCACTGCCAAACCGCGCCAGGGCCGCGTGGGCGTCGGATGGAGCGCGGTGGCAGCGGCCAAGGAAGAGCCGGCCGTCGAGCCAAGCCTTACAGTGGCCGATTTTGATGCGGCGCTGGACCGCCTGCTCGCTGCCGCCGGGACCGGATCCGGCGCGGAGCGGGCAGCGACCCTGCGGAAACTGATGGCGGCTGCCACCGGGCCGGAGCAGGCGTTTATCACCGGCGTCCTGCTGGGCGAGCTGCGCACCGGTGCGCTGGAAGGAGTCCTCACGGATGCCGTGGCCCGCGCTGCCGGGAAGCCCGTGGAAGCCGTCCGGCGTGCCGCCATGCTCTCGGGGGACCTTGGCGAAACAGCCCTCCTGGCCATCACCGGCACCCAGGCCGAGCTGGACGCCGTCGGACTGGTGGTGGGCCGCCCTGTGCTGCCTATGCTCGCCTCCACCGCGTCCAGCCCAGGCGCAGCACTTGAAACCACGGGGGAGGCCTCGGTGGAATACAAGCTCGACGGCGCGCGCATCCAGGTGCACCGCGCGGACGACGACGTCAGCATCTACACCCGCAACCTGGCCGACGTCACCCACCGGCTTCCCGAAGTGGTGGAAGTGGTCCGTGGCCTGCCGCTGCAGCACGTGATCCTGGACGGCGAGACCCTGGCCCTCGATGAGGAAGGCGGTCCGCGGCCCTTCCAGGAAACCATGGCACGGTTTGGTGCCGATGCAGTGCGGGAAACAGTTTTGCATCCCTGGTTCTTCGATGTGCTGCATATCGATGGCCGGGACCTGCTGGATGAGCCGTTGGCCCACCGCATCGAAGTACTTGAGCGCATCGCCCCTGCCCACCGGATTCCTGGGGAGGTTACGGCTGACCCGGCCGTTGCGGAACGTGTCTCACAGGATGCACTTGCCGCTGGCCATGAGGGTGTTGTGGTGAAGGCGATCGGCTCCACTTATGCCGCTGGCCGGCGTGGATCGAACTGGGTAAAAGTGAAGCCGGTCCTGACCTATGACCTGGTGGTGCTCGCCTGCGAATGGGGGTCCGGCCGGCGCACCGGGATGCTGTCCAACCTGCACCTGGGCGCCCTTGACCCCGCAGGGGAGTTTGGCACACCCGGCGGTTATGTGATGGTGGGCAAGACCTTCAAGGGCCTCACCGACGAACTGCTGCGCTGGCAGACCGGACGGTTCCAGGAGCTTGAGGTACGGCGCACTGCCGGCACCGTCTGGGTGGAGCCAGTCACCGTCGTCGAAATTGCCATTGACGGCGTGCAGCAGTCGCCGCGCTACCCCGGCGGCATCGCGCTTCGTTTTGCGCGCGTCAAGCGCTACCGCGACGACAAGGCCCCGGCCGAAGCGGACACCATCCAGACCCTGCGCGGACTGCTGCGCCGGTAG
- a CDS encoding dihydrofolate reductase family protein, with translation MGIIVANLFITLDGVYQAPGGREEDSEGGFEFGGWQAPVSDDEAGAAIAAEIGRMDALLLGRATYNIFSSYWPHQSGDIADALNRVPKFVVSGSLHDPSWAGTTVLPDAAAAGRLREDYGQVHMFGSGFLIRSLLSAGVLDRLHLWLYPVALGQGKRLFDDGAVPTTFSLAEPARSFPKGAVSLVYEPVGGVETRDMAAG, from the coding sequence GTGGGGATCATTGTCGCGAACCTGTTCATCACCCTCGATGGCGTGTACCAGGCGCCCGGCGGCCGCGAGGAAGACAGCGAAGGCGGCTTCGAATTCGGCGGCTGGCAGGCGCCGGTGTCCGACGACGAAGCGGGCGCCGCCATCGCTGCCGAGATCGGACGCATGGACGCGTTGCTCCTGGGGCGGGCAACCTATAACATCTTTTCGTCGTACTGGCCCCACCAGTCCGGCGACATTGCGGACGCACTTAACCGGGTGCCCAAGTTCGTCGTGTCCGGCTCCCTGCACGATCCCAGCTGGGCAGGGACCACAGTGCTGCCGGATGCCGCCGCGGCCGGCAGGCTCCGGGAGGACTACGGGCAGGTGCACATGTTCGGCAGCGGGTTCCTCATCCGGTCCCTCCTGTCGGCAGGCGTGCTGGACCGTCTTCACCTGTGGCTTTATCCCGTCGCGCTCGGACAAGGCAAGCGCCTTTTCGACGACGGCGCCGTACCCACCACTTTCAGCCTGGCCGAGCCGGCACGCAGCTTCCCCAAAGGCGCTGTGTCTTTGGTCTACGAGCCTGTAGGCGGCGTAGAGACGCGGGACATGGCGGCGGGTTAA
- the groL gene encoding chaperonin GroEL (60 kDa chaperone family; promotes refolding of misfolded polypeptides especially under stressful conditions; forms two stacked rings of heptamers to form a barrel-shaped 14mer; ends can be capped by GroES; misfolded proteins enter the barrel where they are refolded when GroES binds), producing MAKQLAFNDAARRSLEAGIDKLANTVKVTLGPRGRNVVLDKKWGAPTITNDGVTIAREVELDDPYENLGAQLAKEVATKTNDVAGDGTTTATVLAQALVKEGLRNVAAGAAPGQIKRGIEVAVEAVAARLLENARPVEGTQVANVAAISAQSDEIGELLAEAFGKVGKDGVITIEESSTTQTELVLTEGMQFDKGYLSPYFVTDAERQEAVLEDALILINQGKISSIQEFLPLLEKALQASKPLFIIAEDVEGEALSTLIVNRIRGTLNVVAVKAPGFGDRRKAMLQDIATLTGAQVVSPELGLSLDSVGLEVLGTARRITVTKDNTTIVDGAGSAEDVAARVAQLRAELTRTDSDWDREKLQERLAKLAGGIGVIKVGAATEVELKEKKHRIEDAVSSTRAALEEGIVSGGGSALVHALKALDEDASVKALEGDAAAAVGIVRRALVQPLRWIAQNAGFDGYVVAAKVADAEVNNGFNAKSGEYEDLIGAGVIDPVKVTRAALRNAASIAALVLTTETLVVEKPAEEDEHAGHSH from the coding sequence ATGGCAAAGCAGCTTGCGTTTAATGACGCTGCCCGCCGGTCCCTTGAGGCCGGCATCGATAAGCTCGCGAACACCGTCAAGGTGACGCTCGGCCCGCGCGGCCGCAACGTCGTCCTGGACAAGAAGTGGGGCGCCCCCACCATCACGAACGACGGCGTCACCATCGCCCGCGAAGTGGAACTGGACGATCCCTACGAGAACCTTGGCGCCCAGCTGGCCAAGGAAGTAGCCACCAAGACCAACGACGTTGCCGGCGACGGCACCACCACCGCCACGGTCCTGGCCCAGGCCCTGGTCAAGGAAGGCCTGCGCAACGTTGCAGCCGGCGCTGCCCCCGGCCAGATCAAGCGCGGCATCGAAGTTGCGGTTGAAGCCGTGGCTGCCCGCCTGCTGGAGAACGCCCGGCCGGTTGAAGGCACCCAGGTGGCAAACGTTGCCGCCATCTCCGCCCAGAGCGACGAAATCGGCGAGCTCCTCGCCGAGGCCTTCGGCAAGGTGGGCAAGGATGGCGTCATCACCATCGAAGAGTCCTCCACCACGCAGACCGAACTGGTCCTCACCGAGGGCATGCAGTTCGACAAGGGCTACCTGTCTCCGTACTTCGTCACCGACGCGGAGCGCCAGGAAGCTGTCCTCGAGGACGCACTCATCCTGATCAACCAGGGCAAGATCTCCTCCATCCAGGAATTCCTGCCGCTGCTCGAAAAGGCGCTGCAGGCCTCCAAGCCGCTGTTCATCATTGCCGAAGACGTTGAGGGCGAGGCCCTGTCCACGCTGATCGTCAACCGCATCCGCGGCACCCTGAACGTCGTTGCCGTCAAGGCTCCGGGCTTCGGTGACCGCCGCAAGGCCATGCTGCAGGACATCGCCACCCTCACCGGCGCGCAGGTTGTCTCCCCGGAGCTGGGCCTGAGCCTGGACTCCGTTGGCCTGGAGGTGCTGGGTACCGCCCGCCGCATCACCGTCACCAAGGACAACACCACCATCGTGGACGGCGCCGGTTCGGCCGAGGACGTAGCGGCACGGGTTGCCCAGTTGCGCGCCGAGCTGACCCGCACCGACTCCGACTGGGACCGCGAAAAGCTCCAGGAGCGCCTGGCCAAGCTGGCCGGCGGCATCGGCGTCATCAAGGTCGGCGCGGCCACCGAGGTTGAGCTGAAGGAAAAGAAGCACCGCATCGAGGACGCCGTGTCCTCCACCCGCGCTGCCCTTGAAGAAGGCATCGTCTCCGGTGGCGGCTCCGCCCTGGTCCACGCCCTCAAGGCACTGGATGAGGACGCCTCGGTCAAGGCCCTGGAAGGCGACGCCGCGGCAGCCGTAGGCATCGTCCGCCGCGCGCTGGTCCAGCCGCTGCGCTGGATCGCCCAGAACGCCGGCTTCGACGGCTACGTGGTGGCCGCCAAGGTTGCCGACGCCGAGGTCAACAACGGCTTCAACGCCAAGTCCGGCGAGTACGAGGACCTGATCGGCGCGGGCGTCATCGACCCCGTCAAGGTCACCCGTGCAGCCCTCCGCAACGCGGCCTCCATCGCCGCCCTGGTTCTCACCACCGAGACCCTGGTCGTGGAGAAGCCGGCCGAAGAGGACGAGCACGCAGGCCACAGCCACTAG
- the groES gene encoding co-chaperone GroES produces MSVSIKPLEDRIVVRPLEAEQTTASGLVIPDSAQEKPQEGEVVAVGPGRFEDGNRVPVDVAVGDVVIYSKYGGTEVKTGGTEYLVLSARDVLAIVVK; encoded by the coding sequence GTGTCGGTCTCTATTAAGCCTCTTGAGGATCGTATTGTTGTCCGCCCGCTCGAAGCCGAGCAGACCACGGCTTCCGGCCTGGTCATCCCGGACTCCGCACAGGAGAAGCCGCAGGAAGGCGAAGTTGTCGCAGTAGGCCCCGGCCGCTTCGAAGACGGCAACCGCGTCCCCGTTGACGTAGCCGTTGGCGACGTTGTCATCTACTCCAAGTACGGCGGAACCGAAGTCAAGACCGGCGGCACCGAGTACCTTGTGCTCTCCGCCCGCGACGTCCTGGCGATCGTCGTAAAGTAA
- a CDS encoding class I SAM-dependent methyltransferase: protein MAHAPQDQIAQDQIAPLLTPEGWELLASLGPYRDEDSFELNSALRKAGHSPELVSAVLTQSRLRTRAEAKFGEFARQMLFTQAGLEQATRLNVAAHHARRFAAAGINHVADLGCGLGADSLALASLDINVTAVEMDETTAACATVNLIPFPNATVVHADAAAVPLEGIDGVWLDPARRVTSTSGTKRIWDPEAFSPPLSFVESLAAGGKAVGVKMGPGMPHESVPAGCEAQWVSVGGDVTEVTLWFNAVRRPGVRRAALVLGSQGPAELTSGEDFGAGPTAPVGAVEGYLYEPDGAVIRTGLVADVALELGGHLVDEHIAYICAPELLDTPFARAYKVLQVMPYNVKALKAWVKQEGITVLDIKKRGTAVTPEELRKQLLPGGKNTGGKGGARKGGKTATLVLTRIGEDRVAIVVEPV, encoded by the coding sequence ATGGCTCACGCTCCCCAGGACCAGATTGCACAGGACCAGATCGCACCGCTGTTGACCCCCGAGGGCTGGGAGCTGCTGGCGTCCCTGGGCCCCTACCGGGACGAGGATTCGTTCGAGCTTAATTCCGCCCTCCGCAAGGCCGGGCACTCTCCCGAGCTCGTATCCGCCGTGCTCACGCAGTCCCGGCTGCGGACCCGGGCCGAGGCGAAATTCGGCGAGTTTGCCCGGCAGATGCTCTTCACCCAGGCCGGACTGGAGCAGGCCACGCGCCTGAATGTCGCCGCCCACCACGCACGCCGGTTCGCGGCTGCGGGGATCAACCACGTGGCGGACCTGGGCTGCGGCCTCGGCGCCGACTCACTGGCCCTGGCTTCCCTGGACATCAACGTCACCGCCGTCGAAATGGATGAAACCACCGCGGCCTGCGCCACAGTGAACCTCATCCCGTTCCCCAACGCCACGGTGGTCCACGCGGACGCGGCGGCGGTCCCGCTGGAAGGGATCGACGGCGTCTGGCTGGATCCGGCCCGCCGCGTCACCTCCACCTCCGGCACCAAACGGATCTGGGACCCCGAGGCGTTCTCGCCGCCGTTGTCCTTCGTGGAGTCGCTCGCCGCCGGGGGGAAGGCGGTGGGAGTGAAGATGGGCCCGGGCATGCCGCACGAATCCGTTCCCGCCGGGTGCGAGGCGCAATGGGTGTCGGTAGGCGGCGACGTCACCGAAGTGACCTTGTGGTTCAACGCCGTGCGCAGGCCCGGTGTCCGCCGCGCTGCCCTGGTCCTGGGTTCCCAAGGGCCGGCCGAGCTCACCAGCGGGGAGGACTTCGGCGCCGGCCCGACAGCGCCGGTGGGAGCCGTGGAGGGGTACCTGTACGAACCCGACGGCGCCGTGATCCGCACCGGGTTGGTGGCGGACGTGGCGCTGGAACTCGGCGGACACTTGGTGGATGAGCACATCGCCTACATCTGCGCCCCGGAGCTCCTGGACACCCCCTTTGCCAGGGCCTACAAGGTCCTGCAGGTCATGCCCTACAACGTCAAGGCGCTGAAGGCGTGGGTGAAGCAGGAGGGCATCACCGTGCTGGACATCAAGAAACGCGGCACCGCGGTGACCCCGGAAGAGCTGCGGAAGCAGCTGCTGCCGGGCGGGAAGAACACCGGCGGCAAGGGCGGAGCCAGGAAGGGCGGCAAAACGGCCACCCTGGTCCTGACCCGCATCGGCGAGGACCGGGTGGCTATCGTGGTGGAACCCGTCTGA